In Nitrospirota bacterium, one genomic interval encodes:
- the tadA gene encoding Flp pilus assembly complex ATPase component TadA has product MGAYKKTGEILAEEGIIGSAVIDEIVAAQKGTQMRFGDLLRCKGLASEDDIAKTLSRQHGLEYADIRNFNIMPDVLIHVPGDMAKRHSILPLYSEGRTLFVITADPLNLDSLKDIEFHSGMKIRTLIGSQGAVAEAIRHHYRFDASVSDFPGPESAAGNLREPETEGNSAPVIRLVNLLLSEAVENRASDIHIEPSGESLTVRYRIDGVLLEKARLPSGLHGPLTSRLKILARLNIAERRLPQDGGFRLKISNTEIDVRISTLPVSGGEKTVIRILDHNQTTVSLENLGLSHNDYDTVQKLIQRKKGIILVTGPTGSGKTTTLYSIINRIKSGMLNIVTVEDPVEYNIAGINQVQARSDIGLTFARCLRSILRQDPDVILIGEIRDEETAAIAFRAAMTGHLVLSTLHTNDSVSAVTRLIDIGIPGHIIASTVIGIIAQRLVRRLCCNCRNGQNSTGRCYSCNRTGYSGRTGIFEIFTVKPKARQLIVSGGTEADMRDAAVREGMMSLCDDAAVKIGNGITNEEEVCRVIDSAALM; this is encoded by the coding sequence ATGGGGGCATATAAGAAAACAGGAGAAATACTCGCAGAAGAGGGGATAATAGGAAGCGCTGTCATAGACGAAATAGTCGCAGCACAAAAAGGGACTCAAATGAGATTCGGGGACCTGCTCAGATGCAAAGGACTCGCATCTGAGGATGATATAGCAAAGACCCTTTCACGGCAACATGGCCTTGAATATGCCGATATCAGAAATTTCAATATTATGCCTGACGTGCTCATTCACGTGCCCGGGGACATGGCAAAGAGGCATTCAATCCTTCCTTTATATTCAGAGGGCAGGACCCTGTTTGTAATAACCGCTGATCCATTGAATCTTGACTCCTTAAAAGATATAGAATTTCACAGCGGGATGAAGATACGCACACTTATCGGGTCTCAAGGGGCGGTGGCCGAGGCAATCAGGCATCACTACAGGTTCGATGCATCTGTCTCAGATTTTCCGGGGCCGGAATCTGCGGCAGGCAATCTCCGGGAACCGGAAACCGAAGGCAACAGCGCACCTGTAATCAGGCTGGTAAACCTTCTCCTTTCAGAGGCCGTTGAGAACAGGGCAAGCGACATTCACATAGAACCTTCAGGAGAATCTCTGACTGTGCGGTACAGGATTGACGGCGTATTGCTGGAAAAGGCGCGCCTTCCGTCAGGGCTCCACGGACCCCTGACCTCACGCCTCAAGATCCTGGCACGGTTAAACATTGCAGAGAGGAGACTGCCGCAGGATGGCGGATTCAGGCTAAAAATCAGCAACACGGAAATTGATGTCCGCATATCAACCCTGCCGGTATCCGGAGGGGAGAAGACAGTAATAAGGATTCTTGATCACAATCAGACAACCGTGTCGCTCGAAAACCTTGGCTTGTCTCATAATGATTATGATACAGTTCAGAAACTGATACAGCGAAAAAAGGGGATAATCCTTGTTACCGGCCCCACCGGCAGCGGAAAGACTACGACCCTGTACTCAATCATAAACAGGATTAAGTCCGGCATGCTTAATATTGTTACAGTTGAAGATCCTGTAGAATACAATATCGCCGGTATAAATCAGGTTCAGGCCAGATCAGACATCGGACTGACATTTGCCAGGTGTCTCAGATCAATACTGAGGCAGGACCCTGATGTGATATTGATAGGCGAGATACGCGACGAAGAGACTGCGGCTATAGCATTCAGGGCCGCAATGACAGGCCATCTCGTCCTTAGTACGCTTCATACGAACGATTCAGTATCTGCTGTAACAAGACTGATTGATATCGGCATACCAGGCCATATCATAGCATCCACTGTAATAGGGATTATTGCGCAGCGGCTGGTCAGAAGGTTATGCTGCAACTGCAGGAACGGGCAGAATTCCACAGGCCGCTGTTACTCATGCAACAGGACGGGATACTCCGGGAGGACAGGCATATTTGAGATATTTACAGTCAAACCAAAGGCCAGACAGCTTATAGTTTCCGGCGGCACAGAAGCCGATATGCGGGATGCCGCGGTCAGAGAAGGGATGATGAGCCTGTGTGACGATGCAGCTGTCAAGATAGGGAACGGCATAACAAATGAAGAGGAAGTCTGCCGTGTCATTGATTCCGCAGCTTTAATGTAA
- a CDS encoding DNA internalization-related competence protein ComEC/Rec2 — protein sequence MQRPVVQITIFYILGIAAAELFYYFPAGTTVITILFLIFACVINRKAGKPMHAALPLMVMAFSAGFSYTLLAGILPPDDISGHANGDKVTITGTVDEPVIHYPQRIAAILTASAIQHGNSIMPASGRVRLTVYDTAAGLDYGDEIRFTARLKRVRGFKNPGLFNYAGYLSRKGIRATASPGKKDWLIKTGEYGNPVLKKIFGWRENIRVSIKQGLSDHSSAVLQAMIIGTTGDLTPEIRDKFTAAGVTHILSISGSHLGFVTFLIFFITRYLLTHLPYRLFLRITLYTTPSKISAIVTIPLIILYSFLSGGEVATIRSLIMAIVFLLAIVIERDDDPISTLAIAALIVLIRDPQGLFDISFQLSYTAVLAMIITVRIFHDTGGKGGVAKGPAEWRRKFVLLLILTVSAAASTTPIVSHYFNQLTWTGLLSNLILIPYAGLTVIPVGLASGCIGLIFNRAVLPFETLNEILVMVFLKMVDFFASLPFAVIHTPSPHIILVILLYLFLISLSYLKKRWAKITTVISISLIAAAICCRLSGSYDNKTLRISFLDVGQGDSALIEFPGSKIMLIDGGGTFSNTLDTGRSVIAPYLWNKGIRTVDYMVLSHPQTDHAGGLIYILDTFKVGEVWTNGMTSPATFLFDRRIRDQGIRHLSVSSNPVAKTIDGCSVSVLNPPSHMSGHRISNSGMINDLSVVMRIACGNSAVLFTGDTGAERLRDIAASNAGLRSSILKVPHHGARGSVDAKFISSVKPAAAIISAGYQNSYRHPSPEAISAYRHAGSAIYRTDLDGAITVITYSGKPLVRTYQDTLLKKASFDSLTTITDTEINNLKMVMEEFCNGGI from the coding sequence CTGTGTCATCAACAGAAAAGCCGGCAAACCAATGCATGCCGCTCTGCCTCTCATGGTTATGGCATTTTCTGCAGGTTTTTCATATACACTCCTGGCGGGCATCCTCCCTCCTGATGACATATCAGGGCATGCAAACGGAGATAAGGTGACCATTACAGGAACTGTTGATGAACCGGTAATTCATTATCCTCAAAGGATTGCGGCAATCTTAACGGCATCAGCGATACAGCATGGAAACAGCATTATGCCCGCAAGCGGAAGGGTTAGATTAACCGTTTATGATACGGCAGCTGGCCTGGATTACGGCGATGAAATACGGTTCACGGCGAGACTCAAGAGGGTCCGCGGCTTTAAGAACCCGGGGCTGTTTAACTATGCGGGGTATCTGTCCCGCAAAGGCATCAGGGCAACAGCCAGTCCCGGGAAGAAGGACTGGCTTATAAAGACCGGGGAATATGGCAATCCTGTATTGAAAAAAATATTCGGATGGCGAGAGAACATCAGGGTGTCTATAAAACAGGGCCTTTCTGATCACTCATCTGCCGTGCTGCAGGCAATGATAATCGGTACAACGGGAGACCTTACACCTGAGATCAGGGATAAATTCACGGCAGCAGGCGTTACTCACATCCTCTCGATCTCAGGCTCACATCTGGGATTTGTGACATTCCTGATTTTTTTCATCACCAGATATTTATTGACCCATTTGCCTTACAGGCTCTTCCTGCGGATTACCCTGTACACGACGCCGTCAAAAATATCGGCAATAGTTACAATACCCCTCATAATCTTATATTCCTTTTTATCAGGGGGAGAGGTTGCCACGATTCGGTCCCTGATAATGGCAATAGTCTTTTTGCTGGCAATCGTGATCGAAAGAGATGATGACCCGATCAGCACACTGGCAATAGCCGCACTGATAGTGCTAATCCGGGACCCTCAGGGACTGTTTGACATATCATTTCAATTATCATACACCGCAGTCCTGGCAATGATCATTACCGTGAGGATCTTTCATGATACTGGCGGTAAAGGGGGTGTTGCAAAAGGTCCCGCAGAATGGCGGCGCAAGTTCGTGCTCCTCCTTATACTTACTGTCAGCGCAGCGGCATCCACTACTCCGATAGTTTCACATTATTTCAATCAACTGACATGGACAGGATTGCTGTCTAACCTGATATTAATACCCTATGCAGGGCTTACAGTCATACCAGTTGGTCTGGCATCAGGCTGTATCGGACTTATTTTCAACAGAGCCGTACTCCCATTTGAAACGCTGAATGAAATACTTGTGATGGTGTTTCTGAAGATGGTGGATTTTTTTGCATCTCTCCCCTTTGCCGTCATACACACACCTTCGCCTCATATAATCCTGGTCATTTTATTGTACCTTTTTTTAATCTCACTCTCTTACCTTAAAAAGAGATGGGCAAAAATTACTACTGTCATTTCAATATCCCTGATCGCCGCCGCGATATGCTGCAGACTATCCGGCAGCTATGACAATAAGACCCTGCGCATCTCCTTTCTCGACGTTGGACAGGGGGATTCTGCGCTCATAGAATTTCCCGGCAGTAAAATCATGCTCATTGACGGCGGCGGCACATTCAGCAATACACTGGATACAGGCAGATCCGTAATTGCGCCATACCTCTGGAACAAGGGGATAAGAACTGTTGATTATATGGTGCTGTCCCATCCCCAGACAGACCACGCCGGAGGGCTGATATATATACTGGACACTTTTAAGGTAGGTGAGGTCTGGACCAATGGGATGACAAGCCCTGCCACTTTCCTGTTTGACAGGAGAATCAGGGACCAGGGCATCAGGCATTTATCAGTAAGCTCAAATCCGGTGGCGAAGACAATAGACGGCTGCAGTGTGTCAGTGTTAAATCCCCCGTCGCATATGTCAGGACACAGGATATCAAATTCAGGAATGATAAATGACCTCTCTGTTGTGATGCGGATTGCATGCGGAAATAGTGCAGTATTATTTACCGGAGATACAGGGGCAGAGCGCCTCAGGGATATTGCTGCCAGCAATGCCGGACTCAGGAGCAGTATTCTGAAGGTCCCCCATCACGGGGCGCGTGGATCTGTTGATGCCAAATTCATTTCCTCTGTTAAGCCTGCTGCAGCGATTATTTCAGCAGGCTATCAGAATTCATACCGCCATCCTTCACCTGAGGCGATTTCTGCATACAGACATGCCGGCTCTGCAATTTACCGCACTGATCTGGACGGCGCAATAACAGTAATAACATACAGCGGGAAACCACTGGTCAGGACTTATCAGGACACACTCCTGAAGAAGGCATCCTTTGACAGCCTTACAACAATCACAGACACAGAAATCAATAATCTTAAAATGGTTATGGAGGAATTCTGCAATGGGGGCATATAA